One stretch of Chitinophaga pendula DNA includes these proteins:
- the coaD gene encoding pantetheine-phosphate adenylyltransferase, whose protein sequence is MSRICLFPGTFDPITLGHTDVIDRALDLFDQLVVGIGVNSSKTPMYTVEQRTAWIQEIYKDDPRIKVTTYKGLTIDFCRHLNARFILRGIRSIGDFEYEKAIADVNRTMAPDIETIFLSCSPAYASIASTLVRDIVRYNGDVSRLVPAPVLKTITTPLQ, encoded by the coding sequence ATGTCGCGCATTTGTCTATTCCCGGGTACTTTCGATCCCATCACATTGGGCCACACGGATGTCATCGACCGCGCCCTCGACCTGTTCGATCAACTGGTCGTTGGCATCGGCGTCAACTCCAGCAAAACCCCCATGTATACCGTCGAACAACGTACCGCCTGGATACAGGAAATATATAAAGATGATCCTAGAATAAAAGTGACCACCTACAAAGGTCTCACCATCGATTTCTGCCGCCACCTGAATGCCCGCTTCATACTCAGAGGCATCCGCTCCATCGGCGACTTCGAATACGAAAAAGCTATCGCCGACGTCAACCGCACCATGGCGCCCGACATCGAAACAATCTTCCTGAGCTGCTCACCCGCGTACGCTTCCATAGCGTCCACCCTCGTTAGAGATATCGTTCGCTACAATGGCGACGTCTCCAGACTGGTACCAGCTCCCGTACTCAAGACCATTACCACACCATTGCAATAA
- a CDS encoding LEA type 2 family protein — translation MRNFRLILLVLITWGMISSCEKMKDLQFVRVAGFSLGELGFSKSTVSLTLAYYNPNNFNLQLKDASFDLFFDDTQVGHSIQDTMIRIPARDTFYFPVKLEVNMENVFKNALSAFSNKEVTIKATGNCKVGKGGVYLPFPIKCETRQALKFF, via the coding sequence ATGAGAAATTTCCGCTTGATATTATTAGTGTTGATCACCTGGGGTATGATCAGTTCGTGTGAAAAGATGAAGGATCTGCAGTTTGTCCGGGTTGCGGGATTCAGCTTAGGCGAGCTCGGCTTTAGCAAGAGCACGGTATCGCTGACGCTGGCTTACTACAATCCGAATAATTTCAATTTGCAGCTGAAGGATGCTTCTTTTGATCTTTTCTTTGACGACACCCAGGTGGGTCATTCGATACAGGATACGATGATCCGTATTCCGGCCAGGGATACCTTTTATTTTCCGGTGAAGCTGGAGGTAAATATGGAAAATGTGTTCAAGAATGCGTTGAGTGCATTTTCCAACAAGGAGGTGACCATTAAGGCCACCGGTAATTGTAAGGTCGGTAAGGGAGGTGTTTATCTACCTTTCCCGATTAAGTGTGAGACCCGTCAGGCGTTGAAGTTCTTTTAG
- a CDS encoding heavy-metal-associated domain-containing protein, with protein sequence MRILKLMLVLFFTGIGVTMAQVKQKGNLVTAKISTPTVQCESCKNRIERYLQREEGVADSKVDFKKGITTVKFYADRTNLENVKTAIANVGYDADNVTANPESYEKLPTCCKKPEDGGGMDKKKKP encoded by the coding sequence ATGCGTATCCTCAAGTTAATGTTAGTGCTGTTCTTTACCGGCATCGGTGTTACCATGGCTCAGGTAAAACAGAAAGGTAACCTGGTAACTGCCAAGATCAGTACCCCTACCGTTCAGTGCGAAAGCTGTAAAAACCGCATAGAACGCTACCTCCAACGTGAAGAAGGTGTAGCCGACTCCAAAGTCGACTTCAAAAAAGGAATCACCACCGTAAAATTCTATGCCGATCGTACCAACCTGGAAAACGTTAAAACCGCCATCGCCAATGTCGGATACGACGCAGATAACGTAACGGCCAACCCGGAATCTTACGAGAAATTACCCACTTGCTGCAAAAAACCTGAAGATGGCGGCGGAATGGATAAAAAGAAAAAACCTTAA
- the pyrE gene encoding orotate phosphoribosyltransferase — protein MSNISEKQVAERLLQVQAIKLSPAQPFTWASGWKSPIYCDNRKLLSYPYVRDYIKSELCNVVFETFPDAAVIAGVATAGIPHGALVADQLKLPFIYVRSKPKEHGMGNQIEGVLQPGQPVVVVEDLISTGKSSLEAVNAIRAAGGNVIGLVSIFNYGFDIAVKAFEDAGVPFHSLSNYNALIALAAEKGTVSGEEIETLQSWRTAPDQWGK, from the coding sequence ATGAGTAATATCAGCGAAAAACAGGTAGCAGAAAGACTATTACAGGTGCAGGCCATCAAATTAAGCCCTGCTCAACCGTTTACATGGGCCTCCGGCTGGAAGTCGCCTATCTATTGCGATAACCGTAAGTTGTTATCCTATCCTTACGTACGCGACTATATCAAGTCCGAACTGTGCAACGTCGTTTTTGAAACCTTCCCCGATGCTGCCGTGATCGCTGGCGTAGCCACTGCCGGTATCCCGCATGGCGCATTGGTAGCTGATCAGCTCAAACTGCCCTTCATCTATGTCCGCTCCAAACCAAAAGAACATGGCATGGGCAACCAGATCGAAGGCGTACTCCAACCTGGACAACCCGTCGTAGTAGTGGAAGACCTCATCTCCACCGGCAAAAGCAGCCTCGAAGCAGTCAATGCCATCCGCGCCGCAGGAGGCAACGTGATCGGCCTGGTGTCTATCTTTAACTATGGTTTCGATATCGCCGTAAAAGCCTTCGAAGATGCCGGCGTACCATTCCACTCCCTCAGCAACTATAACGCCCTCATCGCACTGGCTGCCGAAAAAGGAACCGTCTCCGGAGAAGAAATCGAAACCCTCCAATCCTGGAGAACAGCACCAGACCAATGGGGCAAATAG
- the aspA gene encoding aspartate ammonia-lyase → MNKDCRKEHDFLGEREIANTVYYGIQTLRAIENFHITGIPISKEPLFIQGLGYVKKAAALANRDCGVLDQKLADAIIYASNKLINGEYVDQFPTDMIQGGAGTSVNMNANEVIANIGLEYMGYQKGQYDHLHPNNHVNCSQSTNDAYPTAFRIALYNKMQHFIKALETLQKAFYHKGQEFARVLKMGRTQLQDAVPMSLGEEFNGFSTTIKEDIQRIKEAQALITEVNMGATAIGTMINAPEGYPVKVTQYLREVTGIPIVLSEDLIEATSDTGAYVQLSGTLKRCAIKISKICNDLRLLSSGPRAGLNEINLPKLQPGSSIMPGKVNPVIPEVVNQTAYYVIGADVTITMAAEAGQLQLNVMEPVIAFSLFTMLGYLENACYTLQSKCVDGITANEDVCRNLVMNSIGIVTSLNPILGYEICASVAKEALQTGKSVHDIVVLERQLITQEKWDEVYSFENMINPKFINN, encoded by the coding sequence ATGAATAAGGATTGCAGGAAGGAACATGATTTTCTGGGAGAACGTGAGATCGCCAATACCGTCTACTACGGTATCCAAACACTACGTGCCATCGAAAACTTTCATATCACCGGTATTCCCATCTCCAAAGAACCCCTCTTCATCCAGGGACTGGGATACGTGAAAAAAGCCGCCGCTCTGGCCAACCGCGACTGCGGAGTACTCGACCAAAAACTGGCAGATGCCATCATCTACGCCAGCAACAAACTGATCAACGGAGAATATGTCGACCAGTTCCCTACCGATATGATACAGGGCGGCGCCGGTACCTCCGTCAATATGAACGCCAACGAAGTCATCGCCAATATCGGCCTCGAATACATGGGATACCAGAAAGGGCAATACGACCACCTGCATCCCAATAACCACGTCAATTGCTCACAAAGCACCAATGATGCCTATCCCACCGCCTTCCGGATAGCCCTCTATAATAAAATGCAACACTTCATCAAGGCCCTCGAAACCTTACAAAAGGCATTTTACCATAAAGGCCAGGAATTCGCCCGCGTACTCAAAATGGGCCGCACCCAGCTGCAAGACGCCGTACCCATGAGCCTCGGAGAAGAATTCAATGGCTTCTCCACCACCATCAAGGAAGACATCCAGCGCATCAAAGAAGCACAGGCCCTCATCACAGAAGTGAACATGGGTGCCACCGCCATCGGCACCATGATCAACGCCCCCGAAGGATACCCGGTCAAAGTCACCCAATACCTCCGCGAAGTCACCGGCATCCCCATCGTACTCTCCGAAGACCTGATCGAAGCCACCTCCGATACCGGCGCCTACGTACAGCTCTCCGGTACCCTCAAACGATGCGCCATCAAAATATCCAAGATATGTAACGACCTCCGCCTCCTTTCCTCCGGCCCCCGCGCCGGCCTCAACGAGATCAACCTGCCTAAACTGCAACCTGGCTCTTCCATTATGCCGGGTAAAGTCAACCCCGTGATCCCAGAAGTAGTCAACCAAACCGCCTACTATGTCATAGGAGCAGACGTCACCATCACCATGGCCGCCGAAGCAGGACAACTACAACTCAACGTCATGGAGCCAGTCATCGCCTTCAGCCTGTTTACCATGCTCGGATACCTGGAAAATGCCTGCTATACCCTCCAAAGCAAATGCGTAGATGGTATCACCGCCAACGAAGACGTATGCCGCAACCTGGTCATGAACAGCATAGGCATCGTTACCTCCCTCAACCCCATCCTGGGGTATGAGATCTGCGCCAGCGTCGCCAAAGAAGCCCTCCAAACCGGCAAATCCGTTCACGATATCGTCGTACTGGAACGCCAACTCATCACACAGGAAAAATGGGACGAAGTATATTCCTTCGAGAATATGATCAATCCCAAATTCATCAATAACTAA
- a CDS encoding RsmD family RNA methyltransferase — MRIIGGEYGGRRFQPPANMPHTRPTTDIAKGGLFNIIENNLDVPSLKTLDIFGGTGSISYELASRGAKDQTIVEKDPAMADYIKKTAASLDIHHLQLFRMDVFKFLEQCTDKFDFIFAGPPYALTTIDELPKIIFERELLNPEGWFVLEHTPRNNYQGYSYYRSERNYGTTIFSIFINREELKK, encoded by the coding sequence ATGCGTATAATAGGAGGCGAATATGGAGGGAGAAGGTTCCAGCCGCCGGCAAACATGCCACACACCAGACCCACAACAGACATCGCCAAAGGGGGACTGTTCAATATCATAGAGAATAACCTGGACGTACCGTCCCTCAAAACACTCGATATCTTCGGCGGAACCGGTAGCATCAGCTACGAACTGGCCTCCCGCGGCGCCAAAGACCAAACCATCGTAGAAAAAGATCCAGCCATGGCCGACTATATCAAAAAGACAGCCGCCTCTCTCGATATACACCACCTCCAGCTCTTCCGCATGGACGTGTTCAAATTCCTGGAACAATGCACCGATAAGTTCGACTTCATCTTCGCAGGTCCCCCTTATGCATTGACCACCATCGACGAACTACCCAAAATCATATTCGAACGGGAACTACTCAATCCCGAAGGCTGGTTCGTACTCGAACACACTCCCAGGAACAACTATCAGGGGTATTCCTATTACCGCTCAGAACGCAACTACGGTACCACCATCTTCTCTATCTTTATCAACAGAGAAGAACTGAAAAAATAA
- a CDS encoding arginine decarboxylase has product MNSTYTDLVKQTFEFPQEGFTVNDNYLEFNGLDIKGLIDKYGTPFKLTYLPKIGSQINKAKKMFQDAIKKNKYDGNYYYCYCTKSSHFSFIMEETLKHGIHIETSFAYDMDIIAKLYERKKISKDTYVICNGYKTKSYTRAIAKMINSGFKNVVPVLDNKEELEDYQKNIRSKDPVKLGLRIAAEEEPTFDFYTSRLGIRSRDILEFYVDKLKGNKKFELKMLHFFMNKGIKDDIYYWSQFNRVLNLYCQLKKICPELDSINIGGGFPIKHSLGFDYDYNYIVNEIVANIKSVCKKNKVPVPDIYTEFGSYTVGESGAVIYSVIGEKMQNDREIWYMIDSSFITTLPDTWGIGEKFLMLPINKWEQEYQEVHLGGLTCDGYDFYTSEEHINAVFLPKQGTDGEPLYIGFFHTGAYQDQLSGYGGIKHCLIPSPKHVIVGYDKNGQLKDWLYAKEQTAQSMLKILGY; this is encoded by the coding sequence ATGAACAGCACCTACACAGACCTCGTAAAACAAACCTTTGAATTCCCCCAAGAGGGCTTCACGGTTAATGACAATTACCTGGAATTTAATGGCTTAGACATTAAAGGGCTGATAGACAAATACGGCACCCCCTTCAAATTGACCTACCTCCCCAAAATCGGGAGCCAGATCAATAAAGCCAAAAAAATGTTCCAGGACGCCATTAAAAAGAATAAGTACGATGGCAATTACTATTATTGCTACTGCACAAAAAGCTCGCACTTCTCTTTTATAATGGAAGAAACGCTCAAACATGGCATCCACATCGAGACCTCCTTCGCCTACGATATGGATATCATCGCCAAACTATACGAGCGGAAAAAGATCAGTAAAGATACTTACGTCATCTGCAATGGCTATAAGACCAAATCTTATACCCGCGCCATCGCCAAGATGATCAATAGCGGGTTCAAAAACGTTGTACCCGTGCTCGACAATAAAGAAGAACTGGAGGACTACCAAAAGAACATCCGTTCCAAGGACCCGGTGAAACTCGGCCTGCGCATCGCCGCCGAAGAAGAACCCACCTTCGACTTCTATACCTCCCGGCTGGGTATACGCTCCCGCGATATACTGGAATTCTATGTAGACAAACTGAAGGGCAACAAGAAGTTTGAACTCAAAATGCTCCACTTCTTCATGAATAAAGGTATCAAAGACGATATCTATTACTGGAGCCAGTTCAACCGCGTCCTCAACCTCTACTGCCAACTTAAAAAGATCTGTCCCGAACTGGATAGTATCAACATAGGCGGCGGATTCCCCATCAAACACTCCCTCGGGTTCGATTACGACTATAATTATATAGTAAACGAAATCGTAGCCAACATCAAAAGCGTTTGTAAAAAGAATAAAGTACCCGTACCAGATATCTACACCGAATTCGGATCCTACACCGTAGGCGAAAGCGGCGCCGTGATCTACTCCGTGATCGGCGAAAAAATGCAGAACGATCGCGAAATCTGGTACATGATCGATAGCTCTTTCATCACCACACTCCCGGATACCTGGGGCATAGGCGAAAAATTCCTCATGCTCCCCATCAACAAATGGGAACAGGAATACCAGGAAGTCCATCTCGGAGGCCTCACCTGCGACGGATATGACTTCTATACTTCAGAAGAACATATCAACGCCGTGTTCCTCCCCAAACAAGGCACCGACGGCGAACCCCTCTATATCGGGTTCTTCCACACCGGCGCCTACCAGGACCAGCTCAGCGGATACGGCGGTATCAAACACTGCCTCATCCCGTCCCCTAAACATGTCATCGTCGGCTATGACAAAAACGGACAACTCAAAGACTGGCTCTACGCTAAAGAACAAACTGCGCAAAGCATGTTGAAAATATTGGGTTATTAA
- a CDS encoding BrxA/BrxB family bacilliredoxin — MYPAELVLPMKAELTDNGFQELLSADEVESALKKEGTTLVVINSVCGCSAGTARPGVLLAVAHSEKKPDTLATSFAGFDTDAVKKLREHLLPYPPSSPSIALFKNGELVHFIERHMIEGRPAQMIAANLVDAFEQYC; from the coding sequence ATGTATCCAGCAGAATTAGTATTGCCAATGAAGGCAGAGTTAACAGATAATGGATTCCAAGAATTATTGTCTGCCGATGAAGTAGAATCCGCTCTTAAAAAAGAAGGCACCACGCTGGTTGTGATCAACTCCGTTTGCGGCTGCTCCGCCGGTACCGCCCGCCCAGGTGTACTGCTGGCAGTTGCCCATAGCGAAAAAAAACCCGATACCCTCGCTACCAGCTTCGCCGGATTCGATACAGATGCCGTGAAAAAACTGCGCGAACACCTGCTTCCTTATCCGCCGTCTTCACCCTCCATCGCCCTCTTTAAAAATGGAGAACTCGTGCACTTCATCGAACGTCACATGATCGAAGGCCGCCCGGCACAAATGATCGCCGCTAACCTCGTAGACGCTTTCGAACAATATTGCTAA
- a CDS encoding DUF3822 family protein yields the protein MPVAYNINPVYTVDDESLLETDLTTCHLLVLVGNGTFSYVVYDPAAEKCLALKSYQFQPRQTTADLEMIEQVFDADKLLFTAFRSVLIGYDTASSTLVPDTHYDPQLKKDYLHIAYREKMQEAVLADTLPELSLVNVYAVDKDLLGYLRKEFSTDRMLHANTALLKAYPYDFDFRNSEGIAFMEVQQQRLTLTVYTSGRLLSQQSLNFQSGLDAVYHLVNTLRQLGLDEQQVKVKLGGAVTTDSQIYQELYKFLPKLEWMQRLPGLQYITKMQEIPGYYFHNLYALALCV from the coding sequence ATGCCCGTAGCTTACAATATAAATCCTGTATATACGGTAGACGATGAATCGCTGCTGGAAACCGACCTGACCACCTGCCACCTCCTGGTACTGGTAGGAAACGGAACCTTCAGCTATGTGGTGTATGATCCCGCCGCTGAAAAATGCCTGGCCCTCAAATCATACCAATTCCAGCCCCGGCAAACCACCGCCGACCTGGAAATGATAGAACAGGTGTTTGACGCCGATAAATTGCTATTCACCGCCTTCCGGTCCGTCTTGATAGGCTACGATACAGCCAGTAGCACCCTGGTGCCAGACACACATTACGATCCCCAGCTCAAAAAAGACTACCTGCACATCGCCTATCGCGAAAAAATGCAGGAAGCCGTACTCGCAGATACCCTGCCCGAACTATCCCTCGTCAACGTATACGCAGTGGATAAAGACCTGCTGGGGTACCTCCGTAAAGAGTTCTCCACCGATCGCATGTTACATGCAAACACCGCACTGCTGAAAGCATACCCGTACGACTTCGACTTCCGCAACAGCGAAGGCATCGCCTTCATGGAAGTACAACAACAACGGCTCACACTCACCGTATACACTTCCGGACGACTACTGAGCCAACAATCCCTCAACTTCCAAAGCGGACTCGATGCCGTATACCACCTCGTCAATACCCTCAGACAACTGGGCCTCGACGAACAACAGGTAAAAGTAAAACTGGGTGGCGCCGTTACCACCGACTCCCAGATATACCAGGAACTCTACAAATTCCTGCCTAAACTAGAATGGATGCAACGACTACCAGGTCTCCAGTATATCACCAAAATGCAGGAAATACCAGGATACTATTTTCATAATCTTTATGCACTGGCCTTATGCGTATAA
- a CDS encoding hotdog fold thioesterase, giving the protein MKPIWHSLNVSLEHLNERFYGTLGEHLGMEFTEIGPDYLRIMMPVDNRTKQPYGLLHGGASAALAETVGSIASALVIDPEKRICVGMEINANHVRGVKEGYVHATARPLHLGATTHVWDIRITDDHHKLICVSRLTMAILEKK; this is encoded by the coding sequence ATGAAACCTATCTGGCATTCCTTAAACGTTTCCCTCGAACACCTGAACGAAAGATTCTATGGAACCCTCGGCGAACACCTCGGCATGGAGTTCACAGAGATCGGCCCCGATTACCTGAGGATCATGATGCCCGTAGATAATCGCACCAAACAACCATATGGACTACTCCACGGCGGCGCATCCGCCGCACTGGCTGAAACCGTCGGCAGCATCGCCTCCGCATTGGTCATCGATCCGGAAAAAAGAATATGCGTCGGCATGGAGATCAATGCCAACCACGTCAGAGGCGTAAAAGAAGGATACGTACACGCCACCGCCCGACCCCTCCACCTGGGCGCCACCACCCACGTATGGGACATCCGCATCACAGACGATCACCACAAATTGATCTGCGTAAGCCGACTCACCATGGCCATCCTCGAGAAGAAATAA
- a CDS encoding Hsp20/alpha crystallin family protein, with protein sequence MTLVKFNQHPVRTFGGLVDDIFQHGAFNKLWKDDLLTADFFGTYPPVNIQESKEAYAIDFMVPGLAKEDFKISVENNKLTVSAEKKAEVKEENEKHIRREFSFRSFKRSFVLNEKVDAEKIQAKYENGILKIQLSKKEIKQDAVKAIVVE encoded by the coding sequence ATGACACTCGTAAAATTCAATCAACATCCTGTAAGAACCTTTGGTGGCTTAGTAGACGACATTTTTCAGCACGGTGCCTTCAACAAGTTATGGAAGGATGATTTACTGACCGCTGACTTTTTTGGTACTTATCCTCCGGTGAATATCCAGGAGAGTAAGGAGGCTTATGCGATCGACTTTATGGTACCTGGCCTGGCGAAAGAGGATTTTAAGATCAGTGTGGAGAACAACAAGCTGACGGTAAGTGCGGAGAAGAAAGCGGAAGTAAAAGAGGAAAATGAGAAACATATCCGCCGGGAGTTTAGTTTCCGTTCTTTCAAACGTTCGTTTGTGCTGAATGAGAAGGTGGATGCTGAGAAGATCCAGGCGAAATATGAAAACGGGATATTGAAGATCCAGTTGTCAAAAAAAGAAATTAAACAAGATGCTGTGAAAGCAATTGTGGTAGAATAA
- a CDS encoding WbqC family protein gives MEEQLIKKTLLIESQYFPSIYFYKTLINSDILLLEKYEHYQKLSYRNRCYIAGPNGGILLSVPLLKGKNQRTVMKDVKISNEEKWQSLHWKTLVSAYRRSPWFEYFEDELQHLYERPFEYLLDWNIACLEWTHGALGYDIPVEFTQTFEKEYNIPGVTDKRDQMRPAQLPEQITLPEYTQVFQDRTGFLPNMSILDLLFCEGKHSLDLLKD, from the coding sequence ATGGAGGAACAACTGATTAAGAAGACGTTACTTATTGAAAGTCAATACTTTCCGAGTATTTATTTTTATAAAACTTTAATAAATAGCGACATATTACTGCTCGAAAAATATGAACACTACCAAAAACTCAGCTATCGCAATCGTTGTTACATAGCTGGCCCAAATGGCGGCATCCTTCTAAGCGTTCCCCTCCTCAAAGGAAAAAATCAACGCACCGTCATGAAAGATGTCAAAATTAGTAATGAGGAAAAATGGCAGTCCCTCCACTGGAAAACACTCGTGTCCGCTTACAGACGCTCCCCTTGGTTCGAATACTTCGAAGATGAACTGCAGCACCTCTACGAAAGACCGTTCGAATACCTCCTAGATTGGAACATCGCCTGCCTCGAATGGACACATGGCGCCCTCGGATACGACATACCCGTCGAATTCACACAAACATTTGAAAAAGAATATAATATACCCGGTGTCACCGATAAAAGAGACCAAATGCGTCCCGCACAACTCCCGGAACAGATCACCCTCCCCGAATACACGCAGGTATTCCAGGATAGAACCGGCTTCCTCCCTAACATGAGCATCTTGGACCTCCTGTTCTGCGAAGGAAAACATAGCCTCGACCTGTTGAAAGATTGA
- a CDS encoding nuclear transport factor 2 family protein, with product MQLPFSLPILAIYLSSFIAPPAMPIQSQADEEAAVKRAIGQMFTGMRNGDSSMVKDVFTEEAVLQSIATDAAGKTKVRTTPIAAFVKAVGTPHTDVWDEQIIFDKISIDDQLAAVWTPYNFYLGNKFSHCGVNSFQLAKVNGKWKIVYLIDTRRKINCLTH from the coding sequence ATGCAACTCCCATTCTCCTTACCAATACTGGCTATTTATCTCTCCAGCTTTATAGCTCCCCCTGCAATGCCAATACAGTCGCAGGCTGACGAGGAAGCAGCCGTCAAAAGGGCCATCGGACAAATGTTTACAGGCATGCGCAATGGCGACAGCTCCATGGTAAAGGATGTTTTCACCGAAGAGGCCGTTTTGCAATCAATTGCGACCGATGCCGCCGGAAAAACAAAAGTCCGCACCACACCCATTGCTGCGTTCGTCAAAGCCGTCGGAACACCTCACACGGACGTGTGGGACGAACAGATCATTTTCGATAAGATCAGCATCGACGATCAGCTCGCCGCTGTCTGGACGCCCTATAATTTTTACCTGGGAAACAAATTCAGCCATTGTGGAGTCAACTCCTTCCAACTGGCTAAAGTAAATGGGAAATGGAAAATCGTCTATCTCATAGACACCCGTAGAAAAATAAACTGTCTCACACACTAA
- a CDS encoding NUDIX hydrolase gives METVTTIYLNERPLVLSATHQYIPAQYADAMLFTSPDDITIRETLRSLEEGQLKAAIFIHPDIEELLRNIQQHFTVLVAGGGLITNPAGEILLMFRRGKWDLPKGKQDEGESLETCAVREVAEETGLHSIQLEHKITETFHYYPMKKQKVLKHTYWYKMKFTGTELTVPQIEEDIMDIQWIRPENLGKYLSYSYQNIIDVFKREGYVL, from the coding sequence ATGGAAACCGTTACTACCATATATCTAAATGAGCGTCCGTTGGTGCTAAGCGCCACTCACCAATATATTCCCGCCCAATATGCGGATGCCATGTTATTTACTTCTCCTGATGACATTACGATCCGGGAGACGTTGCGGTCTTTGGAGGAAGGGCAACTGAAGGCGGCGATCTTTATACATCCGGACATTGAGGAGTTATTGCGTAATATACAGCAGCATTTTACGGTGTTGGTGGCCGGGGGTGGGTTGATCACGAACCCTGCCGGTGAGATATTGCTGATGTTCCGTCGTGGCAAGTGGGATTTGCCGAAGGGCAAGCAGGATGAGGGGGAGAGCCTGGAGACCTGTGCGGTGCGGGAGGTAGCCGAGGAGACAGGATTGCACAGTATACAGCTGGAGCATAAGATCACGGAGACCTTTCACTATTACCCTATGAAAAAGCAGAAGGTATTGAAGCATACTTACTGGTATAAAATGAAGTTTACCGGTACGGAGCTGACGGTTCCGCAGATCGAGGAGGATATTATGGATATACAGTGGATCCGTCCGGAGAACCTGGGAAAATATCTTTCTTATTCTTACCAGAATATCATTGATGTGTTTAAGCGGGAAGGTTACGTGCTATAG
- a CDS encoding prolipoprotein diacylglyceryl transferase, with the protein MYPNLYYAFKDLFGLEIPFLQVFQTFGFFVAVAFLAGAYVLTAELKRREKLGWLTGVKEQIITGKPASTTELVWNAFLGFLLGFKIIGLALNWSNASKDLQSFIFSGAGSWPAGILLGALLAYLKYREKKKQATPQPQQHTVIILPHQRVPDIIVMAAVAGLIGAKIFHNLENWSDFVKDPIGSLLSFSGLTFYGGLIVAAYVIIRYARKKQINTWQLVDSAAPALMLAYGIGRMGCQFSGDGDWGITNTHPNPYSWLPDWAWAYKYPHNVVNEGIPIPGCEGKYCHALELPVYPTPLYEIIACLLLFIILWNLRKKITVPGVIFGIYLIMNGIERFFVEKIRVNTKYDILGFHPTQAEIISTLLVIGGAALIWYCRKKHASQTATS; encoded by the coding sequence ATGTATCCTAATTTATATTACGCCTTCAAAGACCTGTTCGGCCTCGAAATCCCTTTCCTCCAGGTATTCCAGACTTTCGGATTCTTCGTGGCAGTCGCATTCCTCGCCGGCGCCTACGTCCTCACCGCCGAACTGAAAAGAAGAGAAAAACTAGGCTGGCTTACAGGCGTAAAAGAACAGATCATAACAGGTAAACCCGCCTCCACCACCGAACTCGTTTGGAACGCATTCCTCGGATTCCTCCTCGGATTTAAAATCATTGGCCTCGCCCTCAACTGGTCCAATGCCTCCAAAGACCTCCAGTCATTCATATTCTCCGGCGCCGGTAGCTGGCCCGCTGGTATCCTCCTCGGCGCATTACTCGCCTACCTCAAATACCGCGAAAAGAAAAAACAAGCCACCCCACAACCACAACAACATACCGTTATCATCCTCCCGCACCAACGCGTCCCCGATATCATCGTCATGGCCGCCGTAGCTGGCCTCATCGGTGCCAAAATATTCCATAACCTAGAAAACTGGAGCGACTTCGTAAAAGATCCCATCGGATCATTGCTATCCTTCAGTGGCCTCACCTTCTATGGTGGCCTCATCGTAGCCGCCTACGTCATCATCCGCTATGCCCGCAAAAAACAGATCAATACCTGGCAACTCGTAGATAGCGCCGCCCCCGCACTCATGCTCGCATATGGCATCGGACGTATGGGATGCCAGTTCTCCGGCGACGGCGACTGGGGCATCACCAATACCCACCCCAACCCATACTCCTGGCTACCCGATTGGGCCTGGGCATACAAATACCCCCATAACGTCGTCAACGAAGGAATACCCATCCCCGGCTGCGAAGGCAAATACTGCCACGCACTCGAACTACCCGTATACCCAACACCGTTATACGAGATCATCGCATGCCTCCTCCTCTTCATCATACTCTGGAACCTCCGCAAAAAAATCACCGTACCAGGCGTTATCTTCGGCATATACCTCATCATGAATGGTATAGAACGCTTCTTCGTCGAAAAGATCCGCGTCAATACCAAATACGATATCCTCGGCTTCCACCCGACACAGGCAGAGATCATCTCCACACTCCTCGTCATCGGCGGAGCAGCACTAATATGGTACTGCCGTAAAAAACACGCCAGCCAAACCGCTACCAGCTAA